A portion of the Melanotaenia boesemani isolate fMelBoe1 chromosome 2, fMelBoe1.pri, whole genome shotgun sequence genome contains these proteins:
- the nptx1l gene encoding neuronal pentraxin 1 like: protein MQATKNGFCWRLFLFSGVFLASLCQDFAGQTQFICTSVPKDMDICAATLQNSVPGEDLKTTVMQLRETVLQQKETIINQKETIRELTSKLARCESQSGAEPGDARPGGRRKEGGTKNTMGDVSRGPADTLTQLSQTLQSLKQRLENLEQFSRSNNSVQANSLKDLLQSKIDDLEKQVLSRVNSIEEGKPGLRNETEQRGRVESTLTSLHQRISDLEKGQRENRPLDKFQLTFPLRTNYMYAKVKKSLPEMYALTVCMWLKSNASPGVGTPFSYAVPGQANELVLIEWGNNPMEILINDKVAKLPFLINDGKWHHICVTWTTRDGVWEAFQDGVKRGSGENLAPYHPIKPQGLLILGQEQDTYGGGFDATQAFVGDLANFHIWDRKLSVGEIYNLATCSSKAQVGNVFAWMETSLDIYGGASKWTFEACRQLN, encoded by the exons ATGCAGGCGACAAAGAACGGATTTTGTTGGagactttttctattttccggCGTATTTTTGGCGAGTTTATGTCAAGACTTTGCGGGACAGACGCAGTTCATTTGCACGTCCGTACCCAAGGATATGGACATATGCGCAGCCACGTTGCAGAACAGCGTGCCAGGAGAGGACTTGAAGACCACTGTTATGCAGCTGCGGGAGACAGTTTTGCAGCAGAAAGAGACGATAATTAACCAAAAAGAGACTATTAGAGAACTGACCTCGAAGTTGGCTCGGTGTGAGAGCCAGAGTGGCGCAGAACCCGGGGACGCGCGTCCCGGGggcagaaggaaagaagggGGGACCAAAAACACTATGGGAGATGTATCGAGGGGCCCCGCTGATACTTTGACGCAGCTATCACAGACTTTACAATCGTTGAAGCAGAGGCTGGAAAATTTGGAG CAATTCAGCAGAAGTAACAACTCGGTACAGGCGAACAGCCTGAAAGACCTGCTCCAAAGTAAGATCGACGACTTAGAGAAGCAGGTGTTGTCCCGAGTGAACAGCATCGAGGAGGGGAAGCCCGGACTCCGAAATGAGACGGAGCAACGTGGGAGAGTGGAGTCCACCCTCACGTCCCTACACCAGAGGATCTCTGACCTGGAAAAAG GTCAGAGAGAAAACAGACCACTAGATAAATTCCAGTTAACATTTCCACTGAGAACCAACTACATGTATGCAAAAGTGAAGAAGAGTTTGCCGGAGATGTATGCCCTTACTGTGTGCATGTGGCTGAAGTCCAATGCCTCTCCTGGAGTGGGAACACCTTTTTCCTATGCTGTTCCTGGTCAGGCTAACGAGCTGGTCCTCATAGAGTGGGGAAACAACCCAATGGAGATACTAATAAATGACAAG GTTGCAAAGCTGCCTTTTCTTATCAATGATGGAAAGTGGCATCATATCTGTGTGACCTGGACAACTCGTGATGGTGTTTGGGAAGCTTTCCAAGATGGTGTCAAGAGGGGTAGTGGAGAAAATTTAGCTCCATATCATCCCATCAAACCACAGGGCCTGCTGATCCTTGGCCAGGAGCAG GACACGTATGGGGGAGGATTTGACGCCACACAAGCTTTTGTTGGAGATCTGGCAAATTTCCACATCTGGGATCGTAAACTGTCTGTGGGAGAGATTTATAATCTGGCAACCTGCAGCAGCAAAGCTCAAGTGGGCAACGTTTTTGCGTGGATGGAGACAAGCCTTGATATTTACGGAGGTGCCTCGAAGTGGACATTTGAAGCTTGTCGTCAACTGAACTGA